The sequence GCCATGACCAGCCGGTGACCCGCCCCGCGCCGCACGATCTTGCGCCCCCTCACGGCATCTCCTTCTGAGTCATTTGTCCCGTTCTCCATGACAACTGTGGGGTACCTCTTTCGGTTCCCGCGCTGCGAGGCTACTGTCACGTGGTTAGCCTCACCAAACCTGATCACCGGTGTGATTCAGACGCAGAAAGTCCGGCATGCAGCATTTGGCCGCGGGTGGCGCGCCCTCGATTTTCGCGCAGATGTTCGGAAGCGGACTCATCGGTCTTCGCGAAGGCCTCGAAACGGGCATCGTGGTGATGATCCTGGTGGCGTTCGTCGTGAAAGCGGATCGTCGGGACGCATTGAAGTGGATCTGGGCCGGGGTCTCGGCCGCGGTCGCCATGGTTCTCGTGATCTTCTTGGTCATCCACCTGGGCACGTCGACCGTCACCACGCTGACCGCGGAGCTCATCGCCGGCCTGGCGTCCCTGGTCGCAGTGGTGATCGTGACGTTCATGGTGTTGTGGATGAGCAAGGCGGCCGCGCACATCTCGACCGACCTGAAGTACGGCATGTCCCATGCGTTGCTCACCGGCGGCGCCTCGGTGATGGGCCTGGCGTTTCTCGCCGTCGGGCGCGAAGGCTTCGAAACAGCTCTGCTGATGGTCGGTTACGCCGAGAGCGTGTCGGGCAGCCTGTGGCCATTGGTCGGCCTGTTCCTGGGGATCGTGGGCGCGATCGTGGTGACCGTGCTGCTCTATCGCGGTGCGGTCCGGCTGAACTTCCACAAGTTCTTCCTCTACACCGGGATATTCCTGATCTTCGTCGCTGCCGGAATCCTGTCCTACGGGGTGCGCGCCCTCCAGACAGTCGGGTGGCTGCCCGGTGGCAGCAACCTCGCCTTCGACATCTCCGAGCATTACGACCAATCGTCGTGGTACGGCACCGTGCTCGCCGGCATCTTCAACGTCCGGCCCGATCCCACCGTCCTCCAGGTGGTGGCGTGGTGCCTCTATGTCGCGATCGTCCTCTTCTTCTTCGTCCGCGCGAACCGTCCACGGCCCGTCAGGTCCGAAGACGAGTCCACCGCACAAGCTCCGGCAGCCACCGACGCCGGTACCTGAAAGGAACTACAGGGTGAATCCGAGAATCACCACACCCGTCGCGTTGCTGTCGCTGGCGGTCGCCGCGCCGCTCATACTGGCCGGCTGCACCGCCAAGGCCGGCGAGAGCGGCGCAATCGCGGTCACCTCGACCAACGACGGCTGCGACCTCGACAGCACCGAGGCCCAGACCGGAGACGTGAACTTCAAGGTGACCAACAACGGCTCCAAGGTGACCGAGTTCTACGTCTACGGCAACAACAACCGGGTGCTCGGTGAGGTGGAGAACATCGGGCCGGGGCTGTCGGGGAATCTGACCGTCGAGATCACCGACCCGGGCACCTACGCCGTGGCCTGCAAGCCGGGCATGGTCGGCACCGGCATCCGCAAAGAGGTCGAGGTGACGGGCGATCAGAAGGCCAAGGAGGAAGTGCCCGCCGACGTGAACGCCGCCAAGACGCGCTACCTCGACTACGTGCGCGGCCAGGTCAACGGGCTCTCGGCTCAGGCACAGATCTTCGTCGACCACGTGAAGGCCGGCGAACTCGAGCAGGCGAAGGCGATGTTCGGCCAGGTCCGTACCTTTTACGAGCGCATCGAGCCCGTCGCCGAATCGTTCCCCGACCTCGATCCCGCGATCGACATGCGCTGGGACGACACCGAGGGTGGAACCCAACCGTTCACCGGCTTCCATCGCGTCGAGCGTTACCTGTGGCCGCCACAGCCTGCAGAGGTCGGCGAGGGGCCCGGACAGATCGCCCCGGCCGACGCCGCCGACGCCAAGGCCCAGGACAACAAGGCCGCACTCGACAAGGTCGCCGACGAGTTGCTCGCCAACGTCAACAACCTGAAGACCGAGGTCGACAAGCCCGACTTCAACTTCGAGACACGCCAATTCGTCCAGGGACCCCAGGCGCTGATCGACGAGATCGCCGCAACCAAGGTCGGCGGCGAAGAAGACCGGTACTCCCACACCGACCTGTGGGACTTCGCCGCCAACGTCGACGGCGCCGAGACACTGATCGCCGAGATGCAGCCGATGATCTCTGCCAAGGACCAGCCGCTGATGGACAAGATCACCGCTCAGTTCGCCGATGTCCGCACCGCCATCAACCAATACCGCGACGGCGATGGCTACGTGACCTACACCCAGGTCACCGAGGAGCAGCGCAAGGACCTCTCCAACAAGATCGACGCGCTGTCGGCGTCCCTGTCGCAGGTCCCGGGGCTGGTGTTGGGATAGATGTCCGAGAACACCTCGCCGCCGACCGGAGCCTCAGGACGCCAACGCATCTCGCGTCGGGCGCTGCTAGGGGGCGCCGGCGTCGGGGTGGTTGCGGCGGCGGCCGGCGGCGCGATCGGCCGGGCGACCGCCGCGGAGGACACCAGCGGAGCACAGGTGGTCACCTTCCGCGGTGAACGCCAGGCCGGGATCATCACGGCCGCCCAGGACCGCTTGCATTTCGCGAGTTTCGACGTGATCACCGACTCCCGTGCCGATCTGGTGGCGATGCTCCAGAAGTGGACGGTCGCGGCCGAGCGAATGACGCGCGGCGAGCAGACGGCGCCGGACGGCGCCGTCGGCCTCGGCGATTACACGCCACCCGCCGACACGGGAGAGGCGCTCGGTCTCGCGGCCGCCAACCTCACGCTGACCATCGGTTTCGGCCCGGGACTCTTCGGACCGAGTGCATCCGATCCGGAACGTCGCGATCGCTTCGGTATCGCCGGCCGCAAGCCCGCCGCCCTGGTCGACTTGCCGGCATTCGCCGCCGAGAAGATCGAGGCATCGCGCTCCTACGGCGACATCTGCGTGCAGGCCTGCGCCGACGACCCGCAGGTCGCGGTGCACGCCATTCGGAACCTGGCCCGGATGGGACTCGGTGTGGTGGCCGTCCGGTGGTCGCAACTCGGATTCGGCCGCACGTCGTCGACCACCGCGTCCCAGGACACGCCGCGAAACATGTTCGGCTTCAAGGACGGGACCGCGAACCTTCGGGCCGAGGACACCGATCTCCTCGATCGGTGGGTGTGGGTTGCGAACGAAGACAACTCCGCAGACGCCCGCTGGATGACGGGCGGCACGTATCTCGTCGCCCGCCGGATCCGCATGGACATCGAACCGTGGGATCGCGCCAACCTGCTGGAACAGGAACAGATCATCGGTCGTTCGAAAGGGTCCGGCGCGCCGCTGGGTCAGCAGGACGAGTTCGACACGCCGGACTTCGACGTCACGTCTTACGGCGCACCGATGATCCCCCGCACCGCGCACGTGAGGCTCGCCCATCCCGACAATCTCGGCGGCGTGCAGATCTTGCGTCGCGGCTACAACTTCACCGATGGCTCCGACGGATTCGGACACCTCGATGCCGGCCTGTTCTTCATCGCATTCAACCGGGACCCCGGCAAGCAGTTCGTCCCGATGCAGCAGGTCCTGTCTCGTCAGGACGCGATGACCGAATACCTGATCCCCAACGGGTCGTCGGTGTTCGCGGTCCCGCCGGGGCTGCGACCCGGCGAATGGTGGGGGCAAAGGCTTTTCGAGAGCTGAGCCTCGCCGCCGTGGGGGTCGCTCGGCTCACTCCCCGCCGAACGCGCCCGACTTTCCGCCGACCGTGCGCAGATCTGCGTCGACCGTGCGCGATTCCGGGCTGGCACCGTCACCCGTCAGCACTTCCTGCCACGCTTCGCGACTGTCCAGTGTTTCATCGCGGGCGAGAGCTCGTCGCTCGGCAGCCCGAACCTGGTTCATCAGATCCCGCACACGTTGTCGTGCAACTTCTTCGGCACTGTCACCACCCGGCTCGACGACGACGGTGGTGATCGCGGAATCGATGGTCTCGAGCGGGTAGTCGGCGGCCGACAACCGCTCGAGCACCTTCTGTGTGAGCGCCAGCGCTGGTGCGGTGGTGGCCACACCGTCGAGGACCGACTCGCGATTCTTCTCCGCGGCCTTCTGCTCCTCCCACTCGCGGATCTGCGTTTCGAGATCCGCGTGCGCACCCGACAGGACCCCCGGGGTCCGGCCCTTCACCTTCACCGTGAAGCTCCTGGCGACATCGTCGATGTCGAACGGATGGTCGGCGTCATCGGCGGCTATGCGGGCGTGAAACAGCACCTGCAGCAACAGATCACCGAGTTCCTCACGCAGGAGGTCCAGGTCGCCGTCGTCGATCGCGTCGAGGAGTTCATAGCACTCCTCCAGGAGATACCGGCGCAGCGAGGCGTGCGTCTGAGTACTCTCCCAGGGACCGTTGCGACGGAGGGTGTCCATGAGCGCGACCGCTTCCAGCAACGCATCGCCTGCCACCGGCCGCGCGGTGATGACGTCCTCGCCCCGCTCGATCCTTGCCTGCACGAAGGGATGCGAACGGTCGCCGGTGAGCAACGTCGACGTCGGATCGTCCACCTCCGACCAGGACGCAGACGTCGTACCCAGCTCCCACAGGGTCGACGGATGGATGTCCTCGGTGATCACCAGCGGCCCGGACAGCAGTGCGATCGCGCGCAAGGGGATCACGTCGGGACGAAGCGGGTCGAGAAGCACGACGGTCACGGCGACGACCTCCGTTCAGGGTGCAGATGCCATGACGGTAACCCAGTGCGCGCACGAATTCGCTGCGGACACAGGCCGCGCCGACGATGGAATCATTGCGAGCTCGGATGTGCTCCCGCTCGGTCGGCGGGACGAGGCCGGCGGCGACGCTCGGGCTCAGTCGGGCTGCGGCCGAAGCGCCAGCAGGAAGCCGTTGAGGTAGTCGATGACCTCCTCGTCGCGTAGCCGGGACGACCCCACACCGCCCGTCCGTGGGAGCGGCAGCGTGATGACAGACGTCGTGGCCCGGTATCCGGCCGCCGGGTAGAGCCGCTTGAGCCGAACCTGTTCGCTGTCGAGCAGGGTCATCGGTGCGATCTTCACGCCGGTACCGGCGAGACCGATCTCGGTGACCCCCCGCTCGCGGCAGCGCAGCCGTAGTCGCGCGATCGCCGCCAGTCGGCTGGTCTCCTCGGGGGGCTCACCGTAGCGGTCGGCGAGTTCGGCCAGGACACTCTCCACCGCCTCGTCGTCGGTCGCCGATGCGAGCTTCCGGTAGGCCTCCAGACGTAGCCGGTCGGAGTCGACGTACTCGACAGGTATGTGGGCATCCACCGGCAGGTCGATCCGCACCTCGGCCGGCTCGCTCGTCGACACCGGTGTCCCGTCGGCGGCCGCACGATATGCCTCGACCGCCTCACCGACCAGTCGCACGTAGAGGTCGAATCCGACACCCGCCACGTGCCCGGACTGCTCGGCGCCCAACACATTTCCCGCACCGCGCAATTCGAGATCTTTGAGTGCCACCGCCATGCCCGCGCCGAGCTCGTTGTTCTGCGCGATGGTGGCGAGGCGGTCGTAGGCGGTCTCGGTGAGTGGCCGCTCCGGGCTGTAGAGCAGGTAGGCGTACCCCCGCTCGCGACTGCGGCCCACCCGTCCGCGCAGCTGGTGGAGCTGGGACAGTCCGAGGTTCTCGGCACGGTCGACGATGAGGGTGTTGGCGTTGGAGATGTCGAGACCGGTCTCGATGATGGTCGTACAGACCAGCACGTCGTACTCGCGGTTCCAGAATCCTGCGACAGTGCGTTCGAGCTGATCCTCGTTCATCTGACCGTGCGCCACCACGACCCGTGCCTCCGGCACCATCTGGGCGATGTCGCGTGCCGTCTTGTCGATCGTCGAGACGCGGTTGTGCACGTAGAAGACCTGGCCGTCGCGCAGGAGTTCGCGTCGGATCGCGGCGCCGACCTGCTTGCCCGAGTATGCGCCGACGTAGGTGAGGACGGGATGCCGTTCCTCCGGCGGCGTCAGGATCGTCGACATCTCCCGGATACCGGCCATCGACATCTCCAGCGTTCGCGGGATCGGCGTCGCCGACATCGTCAGCACGTCGACATGTGTCCGCAACGACTTGATGTGTTCCTTGTGCTCGACGCCGAACCGCTGTTCCTCGTCGACGATCACCAGACCGAGGTCTTTCCAGGTGACGCCGGTCTGGAGGAGACGGTGGGTTCCGATGACGATGTCCACGTCACCGGTCGCCATGGCGTCGATGATCTCCTTCGACTCCTTGGTGTCGGTGAATCGCGAGAGACCGCGGACCCGGACCGGGAACTCACTCATCCGCTCGGTGAAGGTCTGCAGATGCTGTTGCGCAAGAATGGTTGTCGGCACCAGGACGGCGACCTGCTTGCCGTCCTGCACCGCTTTGAACGCGGCACGTACGGCGATCTCGGTCTTTCCGTACCCCACATCGCCGACGATGACGCGGTCCATCGGGACCGCCCGCTCCATGTCCGACTTCACCTCGGCGATGACCGTGAGCTGATCCATCGTCTCGGTGAAGTCGAAGGCGTCTTCCATCTCGCGCTGCCACGGCGTGTCCGGACTGTA is a genomic window of Gordonia sp. SID5947 containing:
- the efeO gene encoding iron uptake system protein EfeO, producing the protein MNPRITTPVALLSLAVAAPLILAGCTAKAGESGAIAVTSTNDGCDLDSTEAQTGDVNFKVTNNGSKVTEFYVYGNNNRVLGEVENIGPGLSGNLTVEITDPGTYAVACKPGMVGTGIRKEVEVTGDQKAKEEVPADVNAAKTRYLDYVRGQVNGLSAQAQIFVDHVKAGELEQAKAMFGQVRTFYERIEPVAESFPDLDPAIDMRWDDTEGGTQPFTGFHRVERYLWPPQPAEVGEGPGQIAPADAADAKAQDNKAALDKVADELLANVNNLKTEVDKPDFNFETRQFVQGPQALIDEIAATKVGGEEDRYSHTDLWDFAANVDGAETLIAEMQPMISAKDQPLMDKITAQFADVRTAINQYRDGDGYVTYTQVTEEQRKDLSNKIDALSASLSQVPGLVLG
- the efeB gene encoding iron uptake transporter deferrochelatase/peroxidase subunit; protein product: MSENTSPPTGASGRQRISRRALLGGAGVGVVAAAAGGAIGRATAAEDTSGAQVVTFRGERQAGIITAAQDRLHFASFDVITDSRADLVAMLQKWTVAAERMTRGEQTAPDGAVGLGDYTPPADTGEALGLAAANLTLTIGFGPGLFGPSASDPERRDRFGIAGRKPAALVDLPAFAAEKIEASRSYGDICVQACADDPQVAVHAIRNLARMGLGVVAVRWSQLGFGRTSSTTASQDTPRNMFGFKDGTANLRAEDTDLLDRWVWVANEDNSADARWMTGGTYLVARRIRMDIEPWDRANLLEQEQIIGRSKGSGAPLGQQDEFDTPDFDVTSYGAPMIPRTAHVRLAHPDNLGGVQILRRGYNFTDGSDGFGHLDAGLFFIAFNRDPGKQFVPMQQVLSRQDAMTEYLIPNGSSVFAVPPGLRPGEWWGQRLFES
- the efeU gene encoding iron uptake transporter permease EfeU, yielding MQHLAAGGAPSIFAQMFGSGLIGLREGLETGIVVMILVAFVVKADRRDALKWIWAGVSAAVAMVLVIFLVIHLGTSTVTTLTAELIAGLASLVAVVIVTFMVLWMSKAAAHISTDLKYGMSHALLTGGASVMGLAFLAVGREGFETALLMVGYAESVSGSLWPLVGLFLGIVGAIVVTVLLYRGAVRLNFHKFFLYTGIFLIFVAAGILSYGVRALQTVGWLPGGSNLAFDISEHYDQSSWYGTVLAGIFNVRPDPTVLQVVAWCLYVAIVLFFFVRANRPRPVRSEDESTAQAPAATDAGT
- a CDS encoding MazG family protein; the protein is MTVVLLDPLRPDVIPLRAIALLSGPLVITEDIHPSTLWELGTTSASWSEVDDPTSTLLTGDRSHPFVQARIERGEDVITARPVAGDALLEAVALMDTLRRNGPWESTQTHASLRRYLLEECYELLDAIDDGDLDLLREELGDLLLQVLFHARIAADDADHPFDIDDVARSFTVKVKGRTPGVLSGAHADLETQIREWEEQKAAEKNRESVLDGVATTAPALALTQKVLERLSAADYPLETIDSAITTVVVEPGGDSAEEVARQRVRDLMNQVRAAERRALARDETLDSREAWQEVLTGDGASPESRTVDADLRTVGGKSGAFGGE